In a single window of the Anaerocolumna cellulosilytica genome:
- a CDS encoding NAD-dependent epimerase/dehydratase family protein, with protein sequence MKILDGTYFITGVTGFIGSLVMKSLLKQQKYKDNKIKIIGLVRDPRRASNMYQDYDCKNVRFICSDLLALNLDMDSGVYKIEEGWKPDYIIHCAATTRSAKMINNPVDTADGIVIGTRNILDFAQKVNVKSMVYISSMEVYGTVNNEQLVTEDMLGGLDIFSVRSCYPLGKRMAEHYCYSYHKEYNTPVKIARLSQTFGEGILPDENRAFFQFACAAVNSKDIVLHTNGNSMGNYCDSYDTVEAIFLLLYEGVNGEAYNVVNEANTMCIREMANLVANQIAHNKIKVVFDIPEENKFGYAAQTGIRLSSAKIRKLGWKPKTNLVDMYMRMINWIDKEKYINSV encoded by the coding sequence ATGAAAATTTTAGATGGTACATATTTTATAACAGGAGTCACCGGATTTATTGGCTCTCTGGTAATGAAATCTTTATTGAAGCAACAAAAATATAAGGATAATAAAATAAAAATAATTGGGTTGGTTAGAGATCCTCGAAGAGCTAGTAATATGTATCAGGACTATGATTGTAAAAATGTTAGATTTATTTGTTCTGACTTATTAGCTCTTAACCTAGATATGGATAGTGGGGTATATAAAATAGAAGAAGGATGGAAACCGGATTATATTATACATTGTGCAGCAACTACAAGGTCAGCAAAGATGATTAATAATCCTGTAGATACCGCAGATGGAATTGTTATTGGAACACGTAATATTTTAGACTTCGCTCAAAAGGTCAATGTAAAAAGTATGGTCTATATATCGTCTATGGAGGTCTACGGAACAGTTAATAACGAGCAATTAGTTACGGAAGACATGTTAGGTGGATTAGACATTTTTTCTGTAAGAAGTTGTTATCCTTTGGGAAAGCGTATGGCTGAACATTACTGCTACTCTTATCATAAAGAATACAATACGCCTGTTAAAATAGCCAGACTCTCACAGACCTTTGGAGAAGGCATTTTACCGGATGAAAATAGGGCTTTTTTTCAATTTGCTTGTGCAGCAGTTAATAGTAAAGATATAGTATTACACACAAATGGAAACTCCATGGGGAATTATTGTGATTCATATGATACCGTTGAAGCTATATTTTTACTCTTATATGAGGGCGTTAATGGTGAGGCATATAATGTTGTTAATGAAGCAAATACTATGTGCATACGAGAAATGGCTAATTTAGTAGCTAATCAGATAGCGCATAATAAAATAAAAGTAGTCTTTGATATACCAGAAGAAAATAAATTCGGCTATGCAGCTCAAACAGGAATACGATTATCATCAGCTAAAATACGCAAATTAGGCTGGAAACCTAAAACTAATTTAGTTGATATGTATATGAGAATGATTAATTGGATAGACAAAGAGAAATATATAAATTCAGTATAA
- a CDS encoding tetratricopeptide repeat-containing glycosyltransferase family 2 protein, with protein MITITVCLIVRNEEKVLVRCLETLKEIADEIILVDTGSTDHTKKLASRYTDKIYDFEWIDDFAAARNFSFSKATMDYIYTADADEVIDEENQKKLLDIKRALLPEIEIVQMKYTNQLQHNTTYNYDIEYRPKLFKRQRNFTWIDPIHETVALQPVIYDSDIEIIHLPESNHADRDFDTFQKIINRGDELSLKLQGMYARELFIAGKDEDFLKAREYFENLTTENHSLEHLKKIQCVLARCARILNEPAELMKHSLKNFATGKSSAEVCYEVGEYYFAKMDYSEAIIWYYNAAYETESELNIRYTGDYPLKRLGECCKRLGKEDEFKEYCKLQKDWLKEYGFSE; from the coding sequence ATGATTACTATAACAGTTTGTTTAATTGTAAGAAATGAGGAAAAAGTACTAGTTCGCTGCTTAGAGACCCTAAAAGAAATTGCAGATGAGATAATATTAGTTGATACCGGATCCACTGATCATACAAAAAAACTGGCGTCCAGATATACGGATAAGATATATGATTTTGAATGGATTGATGATTTTGCAGCAGCCAGAAATTTTTCATTTTCAAAAGCTACTATGGACTATATCTATACGGCAGATGCAGACGAGGTTATAGATGAAGAAAATCAAAAAAAACTTCTGGATATAAAGCGTGCACTATTGCCGGAAATAGAAATTGTACAAATGAAATACACAAATCAGTTACAGCATAATACAACTTACAATTATGATATCGAATATCGACCAAAGCTGTTTAAAAGGCAGAGAAACTTTACTTGGATTGACCCTATACATGAAACAGTAGCACTCCAACCAGTCATTTATGACAGTGATATTGAAATCATTCATTTACCAGAGTCAAACCATGCTGACAGAGACTTTGACACGTTTCAAAAAATCATAAATCGCGGGGATGAATTGTCTCTCAAATTACAGGGGATGTATGCAAGGGAATTATTTATTGCCGGTAAGGATGAAGATTTTCTTAAGGCAAGAGAATATTTTGAAAATTTAACTACGGAAAATCATTCCTTGGAACATCTAAAAAAAATTCAGTGTGTACTTGCCAGGTGTGCAAGAATATTGAATGAACCAGCTGAATTAATGAAACATTCCTTGAAGAATTTTGCAACGGGAAAAAGTAGTGCAGAAGTATGTTATGAAGTAGGAGAGTATTATTTTGCAAAGATGGATTATTCAGAAGCTATCATATGGTATTACAACGCAGCTTATGAAACGGAAAGTGAATTGAATATAAGGTATACCGGAGATTATCCGTTAAAACGTCTTGGAGAGTGTTGTAAAAGGCTTGGCAAAGAAGACGAATTTAAGGAATACTGTAAATTACAGAAAGATTGGTTAAAAGAATATGGATTTAGTGAATAG
- a CDS encoding signal peptidase II encodes MVFIIIVMAIFYTDVKIKEYIEDKKEMHKKEEILNGNITIERYHNKGAMLNFMQNDAGFVKCLSAALLGIILLVFTVLLPKKGNNLLKLGLSLVLGGALSNVYDRFKRGYVVDYFSFKFLKKIVFNISDIFIFIGSFLVAVLAIFKKD; translated from the coding sequence ATGGTATTTATCATAATAGTGATGGCAATTTTTTATACGGATGTAAAGATAAAAGAATATATTGAAGATAAAAAAGAAATGCATAAAAAGGAAGAAATACTAAATGGTAATATTACCATAGAACGATACCATAATAAAGGTGCCATGCTTAATTTTATGCAGAATGATGCTGGTTTTGTGAAATGTTTATCTGCTGCATTATTAGGTATAATACTTCTTGTTTTTACGGTGTTACTTCCTAAAAAGGGGAACAATTTATTAAAATTAGGACTTTCCTTAGTTCTTGGAGGAGCATTAAGCAATGTATATGACCGATTTAAAAGAGGATATGTGGTAGATTACTTCAGTTTTAAGTTCCTAAAGAAAATAGTTTTTAATATTTCCGATATTTTTATTTTTATAGGTTCTTTTCTGGTTGCTGTATTAGCTATATTTAAAAAAGATTAG